Proteins encoded together in one Eublepharis macularius isolate TG4126 chromosome 2, MPM_Emac_v1.0, whole genome shotgun sequence window:
- the LOC129323535 gene encoding olfactory receptor 1019-like produces MDEENNTKVTEFVLLGLVDNPEMIPVGFVVVLIMYLFTLVGNLGMIMLIWMDPKLQKPMYFFLSHLSFLDFGYASAIAPKMLENFLAKKKTISYTDCAAQMYFFVFCASTECILLAAMAYDRYEAICNPLMYMVNMSRKKCILMVAGSYFIGFLNAMAQTISTFTLPFCSSNIINHFFCDVPPLLALSCADTSLNQMVLFVFATVLDVFTSVEIFASYMMILSAILRIRSTKGKQKAFSTCASHLMAVTIFYGTTAFMYLRPSSSYSLDQDKWASVFYTVVIPVLNPLIYSLRNKEVKNALKKIHTLEIAFWRGIRKL; encoded by the coding sequence ATGGATGAGGAAAACAACACCAAAGTCACTGAGTTTGTTCTTTTGGGATTGGTGGACAATCCAGAAATGATCCCTGTGGGCTTTGTTGTTGTgttaattatgtatttatttaccttgGTAGGAAATCTTGGTATGATCATGTTAATCTGGATGGACCCTAAACTCCAGaaacccatgtatttcttcctcagccATTTGTCTTTCTTAGATTTTGGATATGCTTCAGCCATTGCCCCTAAAATGCTAGAGAATTTTTTAGCAAAGAAGAAAACTATTTCTTACACAGACTGCGCTGCACAAATGTATTTCTTTGTCTTCTGTGCAAGTACTGAGTGTATCCTCCTGGCTGCAATGGCTTATGACAGATATGAGGCTATCTGTAATCCTCTCATGTATATGGTTAACATGTCCCGGAAAAAGTGTATCCTGATGGTAGCCGGATCCTACTTCATTGGCTTTCTGAATGCAATGGCACAAACAATTTCAACCTTCACTTTACCTTTTTGCAGCTCTAATATTATCAACCATTTTTTCTGTGATGTTCCTCCTTTATTAGCTCTTTCCTGCGCTGATACAAGCCTCAATCAAATGGTACTCTTTGTATTTGCTACAGTTTTAGATGTATTCACTTCAGTAGAAATTTTCGCGTCCTATATGATGATCTTGTCTGCCATCTTGCGAATCCGCTCTACTAAGGGGAAACAAAAGGCCTTTTCAACATGTGCCTCACACTTAATGGCTGTAACCATCTTCTACGGAACAACAGCTTTTATGTACCTGCGACCAAGTTCTAGCTACTCCCTTGACCAGGACAAGTGGGCCTCCGTGTTTTACACTGTGGTGATCCCTGTACTGAACCCTCTGATCTACAGTTTGAGGAACAAGGAAGTAAAAAATGCCTTGAAAAAAATTCATACACTGGAGATAGCTTTCTGGAGAGGCATCAGGAAGTTATAG